In a genomic window of Flavobacterium crassostreae:
- a CDS encoding KdsC family phosphatase, with protein sequence MAKSYKELMNDITTFIFDIDGVLTDSAVFITTQGEMLRTMNVRDGYAMKAAIENGYNVCVISGGSNEGVRVRLRNLGITDIHLGTPDKVATFKEYIELYHINPESVLYMGDDIPDYHVMQLVGLPSCPQDAAAEIKNIATYISHKNGGKGAARDVIEQVMKVQGKWMTHFDGQHD encoded by the coding sequence ATGGCAAAAAGTTATAAAGAATTAATGAATGACATCACTACCTTTATCTTTGATATAGATGGCGTACTTACAGACAGTGCCGTATTTATAACCACCCAAGGAGAAATGCTACGCACCATGAATGTCCGAGACGGCTATGCCATGAAAGCAGCCATAGAAAACGGCTACAACGTATGTGTTATTTCTGGAGGTAGCAACGAAGGAGTTCGGGTACGTTTGCGCAATTTGGGCATTACAGACATTCATTTAGGCACTCCAGATAAGGTAGCAACCTTCAAAGAATATATAGAACTGTACCACATCAATCCAGAATCGGTTTTGTATATGGGAGATGATATTCCGGATTATCATGTAATGCAACTTGTTGGGCTACCAAGCTGTCCGCAAGATGCCGCAGCAGAGATAAAAAACATTGCCACCTACATCTCGCACAAAAACGGTGGCAAAGGCGCAGCTCGGGATGTGATCGAACAAGTGATGAAAGTGCAAGGAAAATGGATGACCCATTTTGATGGCCAACACGATTAA
- the lpdA gene encoding dihydrolipoyl dehydrogenase has protein sequence MKYDIIVLGSGPGGYVTAIRASQLGFKVAVIEKENLGGVCLNWGCIPTKALLKSAQVFDYLKHASDYGLTISSFDKDFPAVVQRSRNVADGMSKGVQFLMKKNKIDVIEGFGKLKPGKKIDVTDKDNKVTEYNADHIIVATGARSRELPNLPQDGVKVIGYRQAMTLPKQPKSMIIVGSGAIGVEFAHFYNAMGTEVTIVEFMPNIVPVEDIDISKQMERSLKKAGIKIMTDASVERIDTSGDGVTAFVKTAKGEVELQAEILLSAVGIKTNIENIGLEEVGIATDRDKILVNDYNATNIPGYYAIGDVTPGQALAHVASAEGINCVEKIAGLHVEPIDYGNVPGCTYATPEIASVGLTEKQAIEKGYELKIGKFPFSASGKAKAAGTPDGFVKVIFDAKYGEWLGCHMIGAGVTDMIAEAVVARKLETTGHEILKSIHPHPTMSEAVMEAVAAAYDEVIHL, from the coding sequence ATGAAATACGATATCATTGTTTTAGGAAGTGGTCCAGGTGGATACGTTACTGCCATCAGAGCATCACAATTAGGGTTTAAAGTAGCCGTAATTGAAAAAGAAAACCTAGGTGGGGTATGTTTAAACTGGGGATGTATTCCTACTAAAGCATTACTTAAATCTGCGCAAGTTTTTGATTATTTAAAACATGCTTCGGATTATGGTTTGACTATTTCTTCCTTTGATAAAGATTTTCCTGCTGTAGTACAACGCAGCCGTAATGTTGCGGATGGAATGAGCAAAGGAGTACAATTTTTGATGAAAAAAAATAAAATTGACGTTATCGAAGGTTTTGGTAAACTAAAACCAGGTAAAAAAATAGATGTTACAGACAAAGATAATAAAGTAACCGAGTATAACGCGGATCATATTATTGTTGCCACTGGAGCCCGCTCTCGCGAATTACCTAACTTACCGCAAGACGGCGTTAAAGTAATTGGATACAGACAAGCAATGACACTACCAAAACAACCAAAATCCATGATTATTGTAGGTTCTGGAGCTATTGGTGTTGAATTTGCACATTTTTATAACGCAATGGGCACCGAGGTAACCATTGTAGAATTTATGCCTAATATAGTTCCCGTTGAAGATATTGATATTTCTAAACAAATGGAACGTTCTTTAAAAAAGGCTGGTATTAAAATCATGACCGATGCCTCTGTAGAAAGAATAGACACTTCTGGAGATGGGGTTACTGCTTTTGTAAAAACTGCTAAAGGAGAAGTAGAATTACAGGCCGAAATTTTGTTATCTGCTGTAGGAATCAAAACCAACATTGAAAATATTGGCCTAGAGGAAGTAGGAATTGCTACCGATAGAGATAAAATACTTGTAAATGACTACAATGCAACCAACATTCCTGGATACTACGCCATTGGTGATGTAACCCCAGGACAAGCACTAGCACATGTAGCTTCTGCCGAAGGGATTAATTGTGTAGAAAAAATTGCAGGATTGCACGTAGAACCTATTGATTACGGAAATGTTCCGGGTTGTACGTATGCTACTCCCGAAATTGCTTCGGTAGGTTTGACTGAAAAACAAGCCATCGAAAAAGGATACGAATTAAAAATTGGTAAATTTCCATTTTCGGCCTCCGGAAAAGCAAAAGCAGCAGGAACTCCCGATGGTTTTGTAAAAGTAATCTTTGATGCAAAATATGGTGAATGGTTAGGCTGCCACATGATTGGTGCAGGAGTTACTGATATGATTGCTGAGGCAGTAGTGGCTCGTAAATTAGAAACTACTGGACACGAAATACTAAAATCCATACACCCACACCCTACCATGAGTGAAGCCGTTATGGAAGCCGTTGCAGCTGCTTATGATGAAGTAATACACTTGTAA
- a CDS encoding chaperone modulator CbpM: protein MSTENLITLNTLCQHYNLEITFFTDLKDLGLIAIQNIEQTLYVHQDAIYKVEKIVRIHQDLEVNVAGIDVILNLLNKIELLQKELTETQNSLRLYQ from the coding sequence ATGAGTACCGAAAATTTAATTACCCTAAATACATTATGCCAACACTACAACCTAGAAATAACTTTCTTCACCGATTTAAAGGACCTTGGCTTGATTGCTATTCAAAACATAGAACAAACCCTGTATGTACATCAAGATGCTATCTATAAAGTAGAAAAAATAGTACGCATACACCAAGATCTAGAAGTCAATGTAGCAGGCATTGACGTTATTTTAAATCTTTTGAATAAAATAGAACTCTTGCAGAAAGAATTGACAGAAACTCAAAACAGCTTGCGTTTGTATCAATAA
- a CDS encoding sodium:proton antiporter, whose amino-acid sequence MTIIISLCLLLLVAYLFDLTASRTKIPSVILLLLLGWVVREITLLFDIEIPDLTATLPILGTIGLILIVLEGSLELELNKSKIGLIKKSSLGAFLPLMVLAFSLAYLLHYYGNYSFKDSLANAIPFCVISSAIAIPSVRNLSSNQKEFIIYESSLSDIFGVIFFNFIAFNTSFGLETFGYFCLEILLIIAISFVATILLSFLLNKIDHHIKFVPIVLLIILIYEVSKIYHLPALIFILVFGLSIGNLDELNHYKWAQRFRLDLLNKEVAKFKELIIEATFLVRALFFLLFGYLIKTSEIINTETLVWAVGIVLILFLLRLIQLKISKIPLFPLLFVAPRGLITILLFLSIAPENTIAIVNKSLIIQVILLTAFIMMLGLMVTAKQQETILEEKRKAKEKVLKETPLT is encoded by the coding sequence ATGACAATTATAATTTCGCTTTGTCTTTTACTTTTAGTTGCTTATTTATTTGATCTTACAGCATCCAGAACCAAAATACCTTCTGTAATCCTCCTGCTTTTATTGGGATGGGTAGTTAGAGAAATCACTTTGCTATTTGATATAGAAATACCAGACCTAACCGCTACACTGCCCATCTTAGGAACAATAGGTTTGATACTTATTGTACTGGAAGGTTCCTTAGAACTAGAACTCAACAAATCTAAAATAGGCTTAATCAAAAAATCTTCTTTGGGAGCATTTTTACCCTTAATGGTATTGGCATTTTCGTTGGCTTATTTATTACATTATTACGGTAATTATTCTTTCAAAGATAGCTTAGCCAATGCCATCCCATTCTGTGTTATTAGTAGTGCAATTGCTATTCCAAGTGTACGAAACTTAAGTTCCAATCAAAAAGAATTTATTATCTACGAAAGTAGTCTATCGGATATCTTTGGGGTGATTTTTTTCAATTTTATTGCTTTCAACACTAGTTTTGGACTAGAAACCTTTGGGTATTTTTGTCTAGAAATACTACTAATTATTGCCATTTCATTTGTAGCAACCATACTACTTTCCTTTTTACTCAATAAAATTGACCACCACATTAAATTTGTGCCTATTGTATTGCTAATAATTTTGATTTATGAAGTTTCTAAAATATACCACCTACCTGCTTTAATATTTATTTTAGTTTTTGGACTCTCCATTGGCAACCTTGATGAATTAAATCATTATAAGTGGGCACAACGATTTAGACTAGACTTATTGAACAAAGAAGTTGCAAAATTCAAAGAATTGATCATTGAAGCTACTTTTTTAGTAAGAGCATTATTCTTCTTGTTATTTGGATATTTAATCAAAACCTCCGAAATAATAAATACCGAAACTCTAGTATGGGCTGTCGGAATTGTACTAATTTTATTCTTACTACGTCTGATCCAACTAAAAATATCTAAAATCCCGTTGTTTCCTTTACTGTTCGTAGCTCCAAGAGGGCTAATAACCATTCTTCTTTTTTTATCCATAGCACCCGAAAACACCATTGCTATAGTAAATAAATCGCTGATTATTCAGGTAATTCTTTTGACTGCATTTATTATGATGTTAGGTTTGATGGTGACTGCAAAACAACAAGAAACCATACTAGAAGAAAAAAGAAAAGCCAAAGAAAAGGTCCTAAAAGAAACACCACTGACTTAG
- a CDS encoding ABC transporter ATP-binding protein codes for MKAKAFDTRLFKRILQYTKPYQWRFNGVIVFAISLSLFAALRPYLLKQTVDDYIQTQDAQGLLFYISLMGMVLLSEVFSQFYFVYWSNWLGQDIVKDIRIRLFKHILSFRMKYFDLVPVGQLVTRSVSDIESIARIFSQGLFMIISDLMKMMVVLIFMFYMNWKLTWIVIVAMPILVFITRIFQRKMQVAFEEVRNQIANMNSFVQERVTGMKIVQLFNRETIEADKFMQINEKHKKAWVKTILYNSIFFPIADIISSLTLGFIVLYGGLKILNGDNFTTFGDLFSYTMFIGMLFNPLRQIADKFNEMQLGMIAANRVFGIIDTQDQIQDTGTIEAPLFKGKINFEKVRFSYIPDEEVIKGINLEVKPGQTVAIVGSTGAGKSTIINLLNRFYEINSGTIFIDNHNIEAYTLGSLRKQIAVVLQDVFLFADTIYNNITLEDPSITPDVVVAAAKEIGVHEFIMSLPDNYNFDVKERGVMLSSGQRQLIAFLRAYVSNPSILILDEATSSIDSYSEELMQRATETVTKGRTSIVIAHRLATIVNADKIVVMDKGIIVEQGTHTELIKLENGFYKNLYHSQFSVSQ; via the coding sequence ATGAAAGCAAAAGCATTTGATACCCGTTTATTTAAAAGAATACTACAGTACACAAAACCCTATCAGTGGCGTTTTAATGGGGTTATTGTGTTTGCAATTTCGTTATCCTTGTTTGCTGCGTTGCGTCCGTATTTGCTCAAACAAACGGTGGATGACTATATACAGACGCAAGATGCGCAGGGGTTGTTGTTCTATATATCTTTGATGGGAATGGTGCTGTTGAGTGAGGTTTTTTCGCAATTTTATTTTGTGTACTGGTCTAATTGGCTTGGTCAGGATATTGTAAAAGACATACGCATTAGGTTATTTAAGCATATTTTGAGTTTTAGAATGAAATATTTTGACTTGGTGCCGGTGGGGCAACTTGTGACGCGTTCTGTATCGGATATTGAGTCTATTGCGCGTATTTTTAGTCAAGGTTTGTTTATGATTATCAGTGATTTGATGAAAATGATGGTGGTGCTTATTTTTATGTTTTACATGAACTGGAAATTGACCTGGATTGTTATTGTGGCGATGCCTATTTTGGTTTTTATCACGCGTATTTTTCAGCGCAAAATGCAAGTTGCATTTGAGGAGGTGCGCAATCAAATTGCTAACATGAACTCTTTTGTGCAAGAGCGGGTTACTGGAATGAAAATTGTCCAGTTGTTTAACAGAGAGACTATTGAGGCGGATAAATTTATGCAAATTAATGAAAAACACAAAAAGGCTTGGGTCAAAACTATATTGTATAACTCTATCTTTTTTCCTATTGCAGATATTATTTCTTCTTTGACTCTTGGTTTTATTGTTTTGTATGGAGGGCTCAAAATTTTAAATGGAGATAATTTTACCACTTTTGGGGATTTGTTTTCTTATACCATGTTTATTGGGATGTTGTTTAATCCGTTGCGTCAAATTGCGGATAAATTTAATGAAATGCAATTGGGAATGATTGCTGCCAATAGGGTTTTTGGTATTATTGATACCCAGGATCAAATACAAGATACTGGTACTATTGAGGCGCCTCTATTTAAGGGCAAAATTAATTTTGAAAAGGTTCGGTTTAGCTACATACCCGACGAGGAGGTGATTAAAGGAATTAATTTGGAGGTCAAACCGGGACAAACGGTGGCTATTGTTGGCTCTACTGGTGCCGGAAAATCTACTATTATTAATTTATTGAACCGGTTTTATGAAATCAATAGTGGTACCATTTTTATTGATAATCATAATATTGAAGCGTATACACTTGGTTCTCTGCGCAAACAAATTGCGGTAGTTTTGCAGGATGTTTTTTTGTTTGCAGATACTATTTATAATAACATTACTCTAGAGGACCCTAGCATTACGCCTGATGTTGTGGTGGCTGCGGCCAAAGAAATTGGGGTTCATGAATTTATTATGAGCCTTCCAGATAACTACAACTTTGATGTTAAAGAACGTGGCGTAATGCTGTCTTCGGGCCAACGCCAATTGATTGCTTTTTTGCGAGCTTATGTGAGCAACCCGAGTATTTTAATTCTGGACGAAGCCACATCCTCCATAGACTCTTACTCCGAGGAGTTAATGCAACGCGCTACCGAAACGGTAACCAAAGGCAGAACTTCTATTGTAATTGCACACCGATTAGCAACCATTGTAAACGCAGATAAAATTGTGGTAATGGACAAAGGCATCATTGTAGAGCAAGGCACTCATACTGAATTAATAAAACTAGAGAATGGTTTTTATAAAAATTTATACCACTCGCAATTTTCGGTATCGCAGTAA
- a CDS encoding geranylgeranylglycerol-phosphate geranylgeranyltransferase yields MNFLQLIRYKNLLMLAFMQLLFRYGFLNLQNIPLALTTLQYLLLVLSTVLLAAAGYVINNIFDQDTDLTNKPQEVIVGQKISETNAYTIYMVLNSIGVAIGFYLSNVINKPSFAVLFILIAATLYLYASSLKQMAVIGNLVVAILLSFSILIIGIFDLFPAINPQNQTAMASFFAILIDYAVFAFMINFIREIVKDLEDHNGDYQQAMRTLPIVLGIQRTQKIVFVLSCIPIICLLVYSYNYLVNNHLFVATAYSFVALIGPMAVFSIKILTAKTQKDFNELSTLLKWILFFGIVSIAVITFNIQHHA; encoded by the coding sequence ATGAATTTTTTACAACTCATCCGATACAAAAACCTTCTAATGCTTGCTTTTATGCAATTGCTTTTTAGGTATGGTTTTTTAAACTTACAAAACATTCCTTTGGCATTAACAACCTTACAATACCTACTATTGGTACTCTCAACGGTATTGCTTGCTGCAGCTGGATATGTGATTAACAATATTTTTGATCAAGATACAGACCTAACCAACAAACCACAGGAGGTTATTGTAGGCCAAAAAATTTCAGAAACCAATGCCTATACTATCTATATGGTTCTCAACAGTATTGGGGTTGCAATTGGTTTTTATCTCTCTAATGTTATAAACAAACCTAGCTTTGCGGTTTTGTTTATTTTAATTGCAGCTACACTGTACCTATATGCCTCTAGTTTAAAACAAATGGCTGTAATTGGCAACTTAGTGGTAGCTATATTGCTGTCTTTTAGCATTCTTATAATAGGAATTTTTGATCTATTTCCGGCTATTAACCCACAGAACCAAACTGCAATGGCTAGTTTTTTTGCCATTTTGATAGATTATGCCGTATTTGCATTTATGATTAATTTTATTAGAGAAATAGTCAAAGATCTTGAAGACCACAACGGAGATTACCAACAAGCAATGCGCACCTTACCGATTGTTTTAGGTATCCAGCGAACCCAAAAGATTGTCTTTGTTTTGAGTTGCATACCCATTATTTGCCTCTTGGTATATAGCTACAATTATCTTGTGAATAACCATCTTTTTGTTGCTACGGCCTATAGTTTTGTAGCACTAATAGGACCAATGGCTGTTTTTAGTATCAAAATACTAACGGCCAAAACCCAAAAAGACTTTAATGAATTAAGTACTTTATTAAAATGGATTTTATTTTTCGGAATTGTATCTATTGCTGTAATCACCTTTAATATCCAACACCATGCTTAG
- a CDS encoding Crp/Fnr family transcriptional regulator: protein MKTLLEHCHQTLTIERNQFLKTPGSIDTNLYYIQSGSLKVFSTHDTEEQIIRLGYKENFIVCLDSFLTQNPSQLGIQAIKKTTLKVFPKTQIEDFLKTQANRILWISILENLALQQMEREIDLLTNSPHQRYLRVLHRSPQLFQEIPNKHIANYLRMTPETLSRLKKS from the coding sequence ATGAAAACACTTCTTGAACATTGCCATCAAACCCTAACCATAGAACGAAACCAATTTCTAAAAACCCCCGGAAGTATCGATACCAACCTGTATTACATCCAAAGCGGTAGCCTAAAAGTTTTTAGTACCCACGATACCGAAGAACAAATAATTCGATTAGGATATAAAGAAAATTTCATTGTTTGCCTGGACTCTTTTTTGACCCAAAATCCTTCCCAACTGGGTATACAAGCAATTAAAAAAACAACCCTAAAAGTATTTCCTAAAACCCAAATTGAGGATTTTCTAAAAACCCAAGCCAACCGCATTTTATGGATTAGCATTTTAGAAAACCTAGCCCTACAACAAATGGAGCGCGAAATAGACCTTCTCACAAATTCACCCCATCAAAGATACCTAAGAGTGCTCCACAGAAGCCCGCAGCTATTTCAAGAAATCCCAAACAAACACATTGCTAATTATTTAAGGATGACACCCGAAACCCTATCCAGATTAAAAAAATCTTGA
- a CDS encoding Rossmann-like and DUF2520 domain-containing protein codes for MIKVIIIGSGNVAQHLINAFQTTQNSGHPIELVQVYARNKETLLHLVAPNKITTNYSDLQEAHLYILAVSDDALPEVSNALPFSNRLVAHTSGSAPITVLNDRNKRAVFYPLQTFTKNKAITFKTIPICLETENSADFETVKQIASLLSDQAIAINSQQRKALHVAAVFANNFTNHLYQLANAICQEHQVPFGILEPLIQETAQKIQHITPQQAQTGPAKRKDATTIEAHLEFLTDQNQQNIYTLLTQSIQKNGKKL; via the coding sequence ATGATTAAAGTTATTATTATAGGATCCGGAAATGTTGCACAACATTTAATAAACGCTTTTCAAACCACACAAAACAGCGGCCACCCGATAGAACTGGTGCAGGTCTATGCCCGCAACAAAGAAACGCTATTGCATTTGGTAGCTCCTAACAAAATCACCACTAATTATTCGGATTTACAAGAGGCCCATTTGTATATTCTGGCTGTTTCGGACGATGCATTGCCAGAGGTTTCTAACGCATTGCCATTTAGCAATCGGTTGGTGGCGCATACTTCGGGTAGTGCGCCAATAACGGTTTTAAATGACCGCAACAAGAGAGCGGTTTTTTACCCATTACAAACCTTTACCAAAAACAAAGCCATTACTTTTAAAACCATACCAATTTGTTTAGAGACCGAGAATAGTGCGGATTTTGAAACAGTAAAACAAATAGCAAGCCTACTATCTGACCAAGCCATCGCAATAAACTCCCAACAACGCAAAGCACTGCATGTGGCGGCCGTTTTTGCAAATAATTTTACCAATCATTTGTACCAACTAGCTAATGCTATTTGCCAAGAGCACCAAGTTCCTTTTGGTATTTTAGAGCCTTTAATTCAAGAAACTGCTCAAAAAATCCAGCATATAACACCTCAACAAGCACAAACAGGACCCGCAAAACGCAAGGATGCAACCACCATTGAGGCGCATTTGGAATTTTTGACAGATCAAAACCAACAAAATATATATACACTACTAACACAATCAATACAAAAAAATGGCAAAAAGTTATAA
- a CDS encoding DinB family protein, producing MMESQKLIQLLVEQTNQICHQAENLKHQDLHLLTWREHQNSWSILECLEHLNRYGNFYLPEIERSINHSKASKESIFKSGLFGNYFANSMLPKKNFRKIKTFKDKNPLNAKLDKTVIEQFIAQQKQLLELLNQSKNVSLNQTKVKISISSLIKLQLGDCFRFYINHMIRHLSQIQNTHNTYKQMVLNPPQTP from the coding sequence ATGATGGAATCCCAAAAACTAATTCAATTGTTAGTCGAGCAAACCAACCAAATTTGCCACCAAGCAGAAAACCTAAAACACCAAGACCTGCATCTACTAACCTGGAGAGAACACCAAAACTCTTGGAGTATTTTAGAATGCTTAGAACACCTAAACCGCTACGGCAATTTTTACTTACCCGAAATAGAACGCAGTATAAACCACTCCAAAGCCTCCAAAGAATCTATTTTTAAAAGTGGTTTGTTTGGTAATTATTTTGCAAACAGCATGTTACCCAAAAAAAATTTTCGTAAAATAAAGACCTTTAAAGACAAAAATCCCTTAAATGCAAAACTGGACAAAACCGTTATAGAACAATTTATTGCCCAACAAAAACAACTTTTAGAACTGCTAAACCAATCCAAAAACGTGAGTTTAAACCAAACCAAGGTAAAAATCTCTATTTCTAGCTTAATAAAACTCCAATTAGGAGACTGTTTTCGTTTTTACATCAACCACATGATCCGACATCTAAGCCAAATACAAAACACACACAATACCTACAAACAAATGGTTTTAAACCCGCCCCAGACACCCTGA
- a CDS encoding DnaJ C-terminal domain-containing protein produces the protein MAFIDYYKTLEIDKKATEAEIKKAYRKMARKYHPDLNPNDKEAEAKFKQANEAHEVLSNPEKRKKYDQYGQNWEQPQQQGSRQQQQNHRQQNQNNGSDAQDYSEFFESMFGNTSFGGSARNNRGTAFKGQDFNAELHLELQDVYTTHQRTLTINDQKIRLTIPAGVENGQVIKITGYGGLGTGGGPKGDLYLSFLVQNHTLFKRDKNNLYTTVNLDLYTAILGGEITVPTFDGKVKLTVKPGTQNDTKVKLKGKGFPVYKKEKEFGDFYITYHIPLPTNLTEKETQLFIELAKLRTT, from the coding sequence ATGGCATTTATAGACTATTATAAGACTCTTGAAATAGATAAAAAGGCAACAGAGGCCGAAATAAAAAAAGCCTACAGAAAAATGGCTCGCAAATACCATCCGGACCTTAACCCTAATGACAAAGAAGCTGAGGCAAAATTCAAGCAAGCTAACGAAGCGCATGAAGTGCTCAGTAACCCAGAAAAAAGAAAAAAATACGACCAATACGGTCAAAACTGGGAGCAACCACAACAGCAAGGTTCCAGACAACAGCAGCAAAACCACCGCCAACAAAACCAAAATAATGGTTCTGACGCACAGGATTATTCCGAATTTTTTGAATCCATGTTTGGCAATACTTCCTTTGGTGGTAGTGCTCGAAACAACCGTGGCACAGCATTTAAAGGACAAGATTTTAATGCCGAGCTCCATCTAGAACTACAGGATGTTTATACCACCCACCAAAGAACACTAACCATTAATGACCAAAAGATACGCCTTACTATTCCTGCGGGTGTAGAAAATGGCCAAGTAATAAAAATAACCGGATATGGTGGTCTTGGCACTGGAGGTGGTCCCAAAGGAGATCTCTACCTTAGCTTTTTGGTTCAAAACCATACCCTTTTTAAGAGAGACAAAAACAACTTATACACCACTGTAAATTTAGACTTATATACGGCCATACTTGGCGGAGAAATTACAGTACCTACTTTTGATGGAAAAGTAAAACTAACCGTAAAACCCGGAACCCAAAACGACACCAAAGTAAAATTAAAAGGCAAAGGATTTCCGGTCTACAAAAAAGAAAAGGAGTTTGGGGATTTCTATATTACTTACCACATACCACTCCCTACTAATCTTACCGAAAAAGAAACCCAGTTATTTATAGAACTAGCTAAACTTAGAACAACATGA
- a CDS encoding transposase, which translates to MLIKIVFYGYLNHTYSCRKIAKSVKENIYFMWLSGELPKTNPVPK; encoded by the coding sequence ATGCTAATCAAGATAGTATTTTATGGCTATTTGAACCACACTTATTCTTGTCGAAAGATAGCCAAATCGGTAAAGGAAAACATTTACTTTATGTGGCTTTCAGGCGAGCTCCCAAAGACAAACCCAGTACCCAAATAG
- a CDS encoding SulP family inorganic anion transporter, protein MKQYLRLFDFTQKVNYKTEVLAGLTVAMTMIPESLSFAILAGFPPLVGLYAAFIMGLVTAVFGGRPGMVSGGAGATVIVLIALMQSSGLEYVFAAVALAGVLQILVGVFKLGKFIRLVPQPVMFGFVNGLAIIIFMSQLEQFKTMVNGKLVWLSGSPLYIMLALVMLTIGIVLFFPKITKAVPASLVAIIVVFGLVLGLGIETKTVADIASVSGGFPPFHIPNITLSLATLKLIFPYALIMASVGLTEGLLTLNLVDEMTGTKGNGNKECIAQGSANILNGFFFGMGGCPMIAQTLVNLSAGSRVRLSGIIAALTILVIILFGAPIIEQVPMAALVGVMVMVAIGTFEWISIRIINKMPRQDIFVGVLVAVITVLLHNLALAVLIGVIISALVFAWESAKRIRAKKYLDANGVKHYEIYGPLFFASTTAFAEKFDVFEDPNEVIIDFRESKIADMSAIDAVNKITERYAKLGKKVHLRHLSSDCRRLLQNADSVIDINIIEDPTYKVAVD, encoded by the coding sequence ATGAAACAGTACTTGAGATTATTTGATTTCACCCAAAAAGTGAATTATAAAACAGAAGTTTTAGCTGGCCTAACTGTAGCGATGACTATGATCCCAGAATCGTTGTCTTTTGCTATTTTGGCAGGTTTTCCGCCTTTGGTAGGGTTGTATGCTGCTTTTATCATGGGATTAGTAACAGCAGTTTTTGGTGGCAGACCCGGAATGGTTTCTGGTGGGGCAGGAGCTACTGTGATAGTATTGATTGCGTTAATGCAGTCTAGTGGTCTAGAATACGTTTTTGCAGCAGTTGCATTAGCAGGAGTTTTGCAAATTTTGGTCGGGGTGTTTAAACTAGGTAAATTTATTCGGTTGGTTCCGCAGCCCGTAATGTTTGGTTTTGTAAACGGTTTGGCAATTATTATTTTTATGTCTCAATTAGAACAGTTCAAAACCATGGTAAATGGAAAACTTGTTTGGCTTTCGGGCAGTCCGTTGTATATAATGCTAGCACTAGTAATGTTGACCATTGGGATTGTGCTTTTTTTTCCAAAAATAACCAAGGCTGTTCCTGCTTCATTGGTGGCCATTATTGTTGTTTTTGGTTTGGTTCTGGGCTTAGGGATTGAAACAAAAACTGTAGCCGATATTGCTTCAGTAAGTGGTGGGTTTCCTCCATTTCATATCCCAAATATAACGCTGAGTTTAGCTACCTTAAAATTAATATTTCCGTATGCCTTAATTATGGCTTCGGTAGGATTAACCGAAGGTTTGTTAACCTTAAATTTAGTAGATGAAATGACTGGAACCAAAGGAAACGGGAATAAAGAATGCATTGCTCAAGGAAGCGCCAATATTTTAAATGGCTTTTTCTTCGGAATGGGAGGTTGCCCCATGATTGCCCAAACTTTAGTAAACTTATCAGCTGGATCCAGGGTTAGATTGTCTGGAATAATTGCTGCTTTGACCATTTTGGTTATCATTTTATTTGGAGCTCCTATAATTGAACAAGTACCTATGGCAGCCTTAGTAGGGGTTATGGTAATGGTTGCAATAGGCACCTTTGAATGGATTAGTATTCGGATTATTAATAAAATGCCAAGGCAAGATATTTTTGTGGGTGTTTTGGTAGCAGTAATAACGGTTTTGTTACACAACCTAGCCCTGGCGGTGTTAATAGGCGTTATTATTTCGGCTTTGGTGTTTGCATGGGAGAGTGCCAAAAGAATTCGTGCAAAGAAATATTTGGATGCCAATGGAGTAAAACATTATGAAATATACGGGCCATTGTTTTTTGCATCTACTACAGCATTTGCCGAAAAATTTGATGTTTTTGAAGATCCAAACGAAGTTATTATTGATTTTAGAGAAAGTAAAATTGCAGATATGAGCGCTATTGATGCCGTAAATAAAATTACAGAAAGGTATGCCAAATTGGGCAAAAAAGTACATCTGAGACATTTGAGTAGTGATTGCAGAAGATTGTTACAAAATGCCGATAGTGTAATTGATATCAATATTATAGAAGATCCTACTTACAAAGTAGCTGTGGATTAA